Below is a genomic region from Coregonus clupeaformis isolate EN_2021a unplaced genomic scaffold, ASM2061545v1 scaf0010, whole genome shotgun sequence.
accagacactgggacagcaattcacctttcagcaggacaataacctacaacacaaagccaaatctacactggagttgcttactaagaagaCAGTCAATGTTCCTGAGCGGCCAAGTTAcatttttgacttaaatctgcttgaaaatctaagaCAAGACttaaattgctgtctagccatgatccccaacaccttgacagagcttgaagaattttgaaaaaaaaaaatgggccAATATTacacaatacaggtgtgcaaaggtcttatgagacttacccaagaagactcacatctgtaatcactgccaaaggtgtttctaacatgtattgactcagaggggtgaatacttatctaatcaaggtatattagtgttttattttcattaataaaaataaaacattgttttcttccactttgacataacagagtattttgtgtagattgttgacaaaaaaattacaatttcaatcaattttaatcccactttataacacaataaaattgGAAGAAATCCAAGGAGGGTGTagacttaattaaaaaaaaaaaattctccaaTGTTTCTTAAAAAGCTATGCTAAATATTTTCCAGCAGTCTCAAAGCCATCACCTCAGTGCCCAAAATTAGATGAATGATATTTTCATTCTAGCTCAGTGTATGAGAAAACAGGACCTTATTGTAGgatgtcactagttaccacagccacaaagtcatggtTATGACTAAACCCCACCTACTTCTACAATTGATCTTCTTAAAATCAGTTtttaaaccttaaccctaaccacactgctaaccttatgcctaaccctaaccttaaattaagaccaaaaagctagttTTTGTTTTCAAGAATTTTGAtcatatagccaattttgactttgtggctgtgcttaCTAGTGACAACCATTCTTCCATGACATTTTGCTGATGTCACAATGCAACCGCATTGTGCTGCCCCACTGTCAGACATTCTCACAGCTACAGCTAGTCTCATCATACATCCCTGTGGCACTGTGTGCTGAGACAGTATTTTCCATCAAAGCCCTGTCCCTGTACCTTgtgaagagaagaggggaagcaGGGGGCTGGCGAACACTACGCAGAACCCCCTATCAACACCAGGAAGAAGGAGCCATGACCGCCCTCCGGGACAGCATGTTTTTAGGAGGAGGGAACACATGGAGGAAAGAACTCACCAACGTCACCATGGGGGGGATGCACCCTACGGAGGGGGTCTATGGGATGCTGTCATCGGCTGAGTGTGTGACCCTGGTGCAGAGAATCCTGGCCAGGCTGAGAGTGGGGGAGTGGGAGGAAATCCAGGTGTTCCAGAGGATTCCCCTCCTCCCAGGAGAACCAGTGATGGCCAGTCTGTCCCGCTTCGGAGTCCTAACTAACACTTACCCCCTACATGAAACCCCACTGCTTCAGAGCCTCCAGGGGAGGTGGAGGGCTGGCTGGTGTGGCCTCAAACCCTTCAGCCAGAGAGAGCATCGGCAGCTACTGGAGGATATCAGGGCTTATTTCGGGGAAGCGGTGGCACTCTACTTTGGGTTTGAGAGTTCGTTGGTCAGTGCTCTCCTCCTGAAATCCACCATGTCCATGTTTCTCTATTTCTACCCCCTCAGTCTGGGGAACAACCTGGTCTTTTTCACCCTCTCCAGTGTGGTGTGGTCAGAGCTGTTCTTGCAGGGCTGGGGGAAGAGGAGCAAAGCCCTGGAGAGGGACTGGGGGACTGTGGTCACTCatcagtcacacagtcactcatcaacagcagcagcagtgccCAGGGTACCACAGGGCACAGCACCACCACAGCCCCAGATCGATGCCCACCCTTTTGGAAAGATGAGCTGGAGGAGATTGCAACACTCCTTTACCTTCCTAACCTgcaccctctgcctctcctccaTCCTGATCCTGATGTATTTACACCTAGTTGGACTAGTGGGGGACATCCTCCTGAGAGAAGAGCTCAGTTTCATCTTTCACCACATCCTTGTCTACCTCCCTGAAATCGCCTTCACGGTTGCCATGGCAGGGATGGACTGTGTTGCATTCCAACTGTCCCAAGGCCTCAGCCCTGATCTCGAGCCACCAGGGCAACAGTCACCATGGCAACGGCCCCTGCTCCCTGAGGTTATCCTCTCCTGCCTCTTCAACCACTTTCCGTCCACTTCTACAGGGCTCTGGTCCTGAATGACCTCATCATGGTGCGCTTCCACCTGTCTGTGCAGCTGGCCACCCACCTGGGCCTCAAGCTGCTCTCCGCCATGATGTTGCCCCGCCTGAGGAGGATGCCCCCTGTCCACGCCCACCAGGAATGTCAGTCTCCCGTCCTTAGACAAATCACAGAACAGAGCAACAGACCACCGTGTGACACCTAGACCTGGAGCTACCTGGAGCTCCTCATCTCCTACTGCCACGTCATGTTCTTCTCAGGCATCTACCCCCAGTGTGCCCTCTGGTGCCTGTTGACCATCATAGCTGCATCCTGCATGGACTTGTGGCACCTGTGTTCAGGCGTGCGCCGCCCCTTCCCCAGAACATCCCCCAGGGGTAATGTTTTGTGGCAGCGGATCTTCGGGGGCTTTGAGGCCCTGGCTGTCCTGCTCAACTCTCTCCTGCTGTGGTCCTCTCTGGAGTTCATGCTTCTCTTTCTGAGCTCCACTGGGTGGGAGATGCTCAGGGCCTTCCTCCTGCTGCAGCTGTTGCTGCTGAGCCTGAGGTGGGCGGTCACCTTCCTACTCCTCCACCTGGCCTGGGCTGTTGGCAGAAAGGCAGAGCGGCCTGAGATTCGCCAACCCCGCCTCCATAGgctccatcaccaccaccaacagcagcagcaacactCTCACATACTGTAGAGATGCAGCAGCCAATCAGCTTTAGGCTTTGTGGGAGGATAATTGTATCTTGCAAATAAAGTGAGGAGTGAGGATTGACAcaggtgtgctgtgtgtgtgtgtgtgtgtgtggggttgtcATTTTTATTTGACAGAGTCTATCAACTTTGGCATTAGCGTACAGAAAGCTTTCTCAAACAAATCAAACTCACACATCTATATCCGGGATCTTTAGAGGGCCATTTCTGTCCCATTTActgtaggccagggttcttcaattccggtcctggagggccgaaacacctctgtttttcatcctctccttctaatcaggggctaattcagacctgggacaccaggtgagtgcaattaactaccaggaccggaattgaagaaccctgctgtaggctATTACCATTGCATGGTGATAACAGTCAGCCAATTAACACTTCCTTCCTGGCAGTGGGACTGACAGATGGTGCTAAGAGAGGCTAAACTCAGTGGTCATATCTGTGACCTCACAGATTAGACACTCTCCACTGAGTCTGATCACAGACAGGATAAAGTCCTAGTAGGAGAAAGTGTTTAATTATCAGCTTTTTGAGACTGATATATGTTTGGTAAACACATGCCCTAGCTACAGTATGTAACAAATGTGTATCTGCATTAATAAAGATCCTGCACATTACTAGATTACAGTGGCATTTTACAGTGTTTATGGATTTTTACTGTGGCCTTCCAGTGCCACAAGAGGGTGCTGCTTGCCTTGGGTCCTTCAAACATTGCTGTTTCTTTCTAAATTGCAACACAGAAATAGCAGGTAGTCCCCTGGGTTCTTTCTTCTACATTCTAAGATATATTATAACTTAAAATGAATATAATGTGAACGTTATTGTAGTTCTAGACTTTGGCCTAAACAATATAGAAGGTTCTCTTTTGTCATTCTATCTTACCTGTTGTCATTCTATGTTACCTGCCAACAGGAAAGGACTGAACCCTTGACTCAGAAAAACAGATTTCTGGTGTTAAAACAGAACACTGTTTCCACTATTCATCTGAATCATATCATTACATTGTTTTATATGTGGATGGACTATTTTGGTTACTCCATGTCATTCAGGACAATAATGTTTATAATGAGTTGCCAGTGGTACCTGAGATGGGAAGGGGGATCCCAGACACACATTGAGAGTCCAGAAAGCTGTCTGTCTCACCTCTAACTTatggcagatagagagagaccccCAGTGACACCTTAGCTTTGGCCACAGAGGCACCAGCTCATGTTGAAGTAGACTGGGTGGGTTATGGTCAGCTAACTCTGCTTGCTGAGTCAAACATGGTTGCACCCAGGATAATAGTCATCTAGCTTTCAAAATGCATATGGGTCCAAGCATATaacaaaaacatttttaaatgcCAATTACAGTAGGTCCTTGGTTGTTCACTGTCACACATGACTATAACATGAAGGACATAAACTTTCACGTAGCAAGATAAATTAGACAGAGTTGATTTGAAAAGGATATTTAATGTATGCACTTAATTTCCCCTCACTGGATTGTATTAACAAACTGTACAATACTGATAAGCAGAGCCTGATGGGACAAAACTGAGCTATGTACAGACTGAGATATGATTACGGCATTTGTAAGTTTATTGAAACATTGATAGTAGTTTTGATTACCTTCACATTTATGCAATCCTTGATAATGACATTTATCTGAATTGTGGATGACGTGTCATTTTGATCGAACACTGAAGAGTAGTTACACCTTTACAAGCAGAGCAATTAAATGAGAGAGGACGTCTTTTGTACATTGTAAACATTTGTAATGAAATTGTAATGTTATATACAACACAGATTTCAGTCTTACAAAGCATGGAATGTTCAAGCTAAAACTAATTCAAGTTTTTGCCATCGTAGTTCATTGCCACAATTTGAATGATGCAGTTCTACCATCCTAGTTCCTTAGTGATATATTTGGAATGTTAATGTTATAGAGGGACTGGTATTAGTGACCTCCAGTATCAGTCCATTTCCCGTGGCAGTGGCCCGTTCACCATACCTGCCTCCCAATGCTGCCACAGAGGAGTTTTCTGGCCGCCTGCCTTGTAAACCTTGGGCTCCTGGAGAGATAATGCAGGACACAGGAAATGGATTTAGCTAGTCTGATTAGCAGGTTAGGTTTGCTTAGATTTCAGTCTGAATCTCAATTTAGTCACACACTACTTGAATATAACTACATCCCTTGTCAGATGTCAAACATTATAGTGCAGTCATTTATGAAAATAAATGTTGAGGTCGGTTTTGCCAGTGTAGATACACCGCTTCTAAACATAACCCCTACTGTTACATTGCTAGCAGAGAcagccgctgaaattgtcgctacccctattactagtctgtttaacctctctttcataacgtctgagatccccagagattggaaagctgccgcggtcatccccctcttcaaagggggtgacactctagatccaaactgctacagacctatatccatcctgccctgcctttcgaaagtattcgaaagccaagttaacaaacagatcatcgaccatttcgaataccaccgtaccttctccgctatgcaatccggtttccgagctggtcacgggtgcacttcagccacgctcaaggtcctaaacgatattataaccgcgattgataatagacagtactgtgcagccgtcttcatcgacctggccaaggctttcgactctgtcaaccaccgcattcttattggcagactaaatagccttggtttctcaaatgactgcctcgcctggttcaccaactacttctcagatagagttcagtgtgtcaaatcggagggcctgttgtctggacctatggcagtctctatgggggtgccacagggttcaattcttgggccgacacttttctccgtgtatatcaatgatgtcgctcttgctgctggtgactctcagatccacctctacgcagacgacaccattttgtatacatctggcccttcattggacactgtgttaacaaacctccaaacgagcttcaatgccatacaacaatccttcagtagcctccaactgctcttaaacactagtaaaactaaatgcatgcttttcaatcgaacgctgctggcacccgcccacccgactagaatcaccactctcgacgggtctgacctagagtatgtggacaactacaaatacctaggtgtctggttagactgtaaactcaacttccagactcacataaagaatctccaatccaaagttaaatctagaatcggcttcctatttcgcaataaagcctccttcactcatgctgccaaacatgccctcgtaaaactgactatcctaccgatccttgacttcgcgatgtaatttacaaaatagcctccaacactctactcagcaaattggatgtagtctatcacagtgccatccgttttgtctccaaagccccatacactacccaccactgtgacctgtacgctcttgttggctggtcctcactacgtgttcgtcgtcaaacccactggctccaggccatctataaatcactgctaggtaaatccccgccttatcttagctcattggtcaccatagcagcacccacccgtagtctgcgctccagcaggtatatctcactggtcattcccaaagccaacacctcctttggccgccattccttccagttctctgctgccaatgactggaacgaattgcaaaaatctctgaagctggagactcttatctccctcaataactttaagcatcagttgtcagagcaccttaccgatcactgcacctgtacacagcccatccgaaattagcccacccaactacctcatccctatattgttatttattttgctcttttgcaccccagtatctctatttgcacataatctcttgcacatctagcattccagtgttaatactattgtaattattctgcactatagcctatttattgccttacctccataacttgctacatttgcacacactgtatatatattttctgttgtatttctgactttatgtttttttttaccccatatgtaactctgttgtttttattgcactactttgctttatcttggccaggtcgcagttgtaaatgagaacctgttctcaactggcttacctggttaaataaaggtgaaataaaaaataaaaaaataaattgcaATCCTTTTGATGATACATCCAGTAAGAGTTTGTGAGTGAACGACATGTTGCGTTTCTGTCACAGGGAGGAAACTTTTAGGAAGGCAGAGCTGTACCTGTGTTAGTCCAGGGTTCTCCCTAGCACTCTTAGGATTGGGAGGAGGCCAGGTCCGATCCAACTTCCCCTTGGATTGTCGGCCATCAACTAAAGAGAGGCAGGATAAGGAATAAGGAAATGGGATAAGGAAATTATTTACAGACTGATATCCATTGCAGTACTATATCTCCTACTGTAATTCCTCCGATGGCTATTCTTTGGAACTAGTTCATTTTATTTGAATCATGCTATAAGTCAAGGAAATAATCTTCTTCTGTCTGTCCCCCCCAGAACTCTAATATCAATGGTCACAGGTCACAGCCATGTAGACAATCATCCCCATGCCCACAAGTCATTTATCAATCTAGAATATACACACTCATATGATTCTACATTACATGACAGGAATAAGTTGTGACTGCACTGTCCTCACAGAACCCTAACCCCCTGCTGCCCCCCAAGACATATCTGCCATCTCAAACATGCAGATGCCCAGAACACCCTTGAGCTGAACTTCCTGGACAGCGGAGTACTAGTGTGGTAACTTTGGTTACATCATCCTACAAAGTCACCCTGTGGCATGTGCTGCTGATTCAGATAAGTGTTCAGCCAGAGTGATCTTGCCCTAACCGCTGGTGACATGGATGACACTAAGTTGACGACAATACTGTGCCCATAATAACATTATCTGATGCTAATGCAAATAGGCAGACATTCAAGTGCTTGGGCTAGGATGAATGTGTGCTGTGGAATGAATGAAGCTAGAACTGGCTTATTCACTTGCCATCAGCTAGGTGTGTTTATCAAACGTTGACGCAACACCATATGATGATGGTACAAACAAATACTTTCTGCTAAAATTTGAACATACTGTATGACTCTCCTCCTCACTATGCCCCAATTCAAACACAAAGGAATTCTAAGTGTAATACAGGACATATCCACTGACCTGATGCTTTGAAAGAGGAAGTGGATGAGGGAGTGAGTGTGGTAGGTGAGCCTGGGCCGGGGTCCTCTGTGCTGTCTGGCCTGCCCCCACTGACTCCTGTCTCTCCGTACAGACTGCACCTCTGCCTGCGcagctcctcctccctctccctggctTCCCGGATGTCCTTCTCCACCTCCGGCTTCATGGCCAGTGAGGGACGCAGCTTAAAGAAGGGGTTCTCCCTGAGGATGTCGGAGCCCTCGTCCTCATGCCCTGGCTGTTCTCCCCTCACCTCATCCGtggcctcctcctcagtaaagACAGTGCCCCCTATAATTAGGCAGTCTAGGCTTCTGCAGAGGCGCTGGGCTCCTCTGTCTTGGTTCGGATAGTGGGCTATGATTGTGTCGTCACTTTCCAGAATAATCACCTTCCGCTCTACTTCTTTATCCGCTGGTTGGCTCTCTGCACTTGGGTTTTGGCCTGAGCTAGCCTCCTTTTGGCTCTTTAAGTCAAACATCTGGTGGGAGTGGGCTCTTGAGAGAGGGCAGCCTTTGAGAGAGACAAGCTCCATGCTACGCGTCCTCTCCAGCACAGAGGGGTAGACATGACCTCTCATCCCCAGGCTTGCTGTGGTGGGGGGTCTCCTGTGCCTGGTGGGTCCTTCTACATTGCCTTGTTGGAAGGCTTCAAACAACAGCTTCCTCTCCCTCATCTGGCGTACTGTTCCCTTGCTGTAGACTCCAGGGATCTTCCCCATGTTCACCAGGACCAGCTCCCTCTGGATCTCCTGGCTGATCTCCTTCTGCATCTTCTTCTCTGAGAACTGCCAGTCAGCGCCCTGCCCCGGCCCCACCTTAGAGGACAGTGTCTTAGCCAGCAGGGGAGTCTTCATCAGTGGGATGTCCACCACCTCCTGACCTTCCTGGGTATTTGACATGCACCTGGACCGCCACAGGCTCTGCTCCCTCTCAGCAGTTCGCTGGATCTCCCTCTCGATGGGAGTCTCATTCTGGGGTGGGGGAGCCTTGTTGTCAATAGTGGGGTCTGTGGTCGTCTGGATCTCGTGTGTGCCGACAGGGGAGAAGTCAGTGGACACCCCGCTGTCACTCTGGTCATCGTCACTGCATTCTGTCTCTATCCTGACCATAGGCTGGACACTGAGCTGGGCAGGAGGATGAGACTGGACCTCCTCCGCTTTCTCTCCTCTCACTGTTTGAATATCTTCTTTCTCTGGAATCTCTGTGTCCTCCTCACTTAATGCTGCCTTCTCTTCCACCTCGATAGTGTGAAGCTgtactctctctccctgctctctctcttcaccggttccctcattccctccttcctcttcttcttcttcctcctccctcctacacTCGATTCTCTCTACCTCCTGGTAGCCTGTATCCTGATTGGCTGTCTTCATGGCTACCTGGTGTGAAGGCGGAGGCTCCTGTGGCACCTGTTTTCCGTCCTGTCTCTGTTGCACCAGGTGCAGGCGATGCAGCAGCTGCTCCCCCTGCTGGATGTCTttagctactgtcaggctgccagcctcctgctgctcctgctgctcaGAGGCAGGTGACTGAGGTGAGGGCACTGATACCTGTTCTCTGGATAAGCCTCTTGAAATAGAAAGGTGAGGCTGGGGGCACTGGACGTCACTGCTAGCACTGTCTCTCCTGACCCACTCGTCTTTGGTCATGTCGTAGTCTAGTGATCTACCATCGACCATGTCCTCAACATCACTGTTACTCTCGTCTGTATGTTC
It encodes:
- the LOC121550796 gene encoding uncharacterized protein LOC121550796 is translated as METEPMVSPQSPKSPVSQEDCGLWMEVGCKPAEDTDMAKDNSSLTSGEKPCEAWQAVIPPPPPLVTAGHPNGMEEDDDVFILPPLCTDPSCPEEGSTMEPNIKVSGGAISVTEAKENPRSLDGVHAEQPSSTPIMDKATVRVEEEQLTELKKGGTVDITVLTEGTGSATPPPTDGYKAVGASSPEQPHPNMEVSILKETDPVLSSQTRESEPEHCLDNNSHPTYEGTIMEPEHTDESNSDVEDMVDGRSLDYDMTKDEWVRRDSASSDVQCPQPHLSISRGLSREQVSVPSPQSPASEQQEQQEAGSLTVAKDIQQGEQLLHRLHLVQQRQDGKQVPQEPPPSHQVAMKTANQDTGYQEVERIECRREEEEEEEEGGNEGTGEEREQGERVQLHTIEVEEKAALSEEDTEIPEKEDIQTVRGEKAEEVQSHPPAQLSVQPMVRIETECSDDDQSDSGVSTDFSPVGTHEIQTTTDPTIDNKAPPPQNETPIEREIQRTAEREQSLWRSRCMSNTQEGQEVVDIPLMKTPLLAKTLSSKVGPGQGADWQFSEKKMQKEISQEIQRELVLVNMGKIPGVYSKGTVRQMRERKLLFEAFQQGNVEGPTRHRRPPTTASLGMRGHVYPSVLERTRSMELVSLKGCPLSRAHSHQMFDLKSQKEASSGQNPSAESQPADKEVERKVIILESDDTIIAHYPNQDRGAQRLCRSLDCLIIGGTVFTEEEATDEVRGEQPGHEDEGSDILRENPFFKLRPSLAMKPEVEKDIREAREREEELRRQRCSLYGETGVSGGRPDSTEDPGPGSPTTLTPSSTSSFKASVDGRQSKGKLDRTWPPPNPKSARENPGLTQEPKVYKAGGQKTPLWQHWEAGMVNGPLPREMD